A window of the Pseudomonas furukawaii genome harbors these coding sequences:
- a CDS encoding major capsid protein has product MAEISIFEDEAFTVEALLAVINEDHVVYGQLAALQLFEERGVPSLVVQIEKDGTTLNLVEAKARGGVGQVVTGDKRVLVPFNTVHLPQTFQILADEIQGIRAVGSRTELQGAQAVVNTRIEKARRQLDLTHEYQRIGAVKGQVVDADGKTVLVDIYRSFGLQKPKPFSLELGNADTDVSAHLTEVLDIQEDELGEVPSTGSRALCGKRLWNDLISHPRVRETYLNTLQAAELRGDRRQSFEFGGITWERYRGKHAGKPFVADDRAYLVPEGVPELFISAFAPADYMEVVNTEGLPYYAKLERMPFDKGVAGEAQSNPLHLCTRPLSVRELTI; this is encoded by the coding sequence ATGGCTGAAATCAGCATTTTCGAAGACGAGGCGTTCACCGTCGAAGCGCTTCTGGCCGTGATCAACGAGGATCACGTCGTGTATGGCCAACTGGCTGCCCTGCAACTGTTCGAGGAACGGGGAGTGCCCAGCCTGGTCGTCCAGATCGAGAAGGACGGCACCACCCTGAACCTCGTCGAAGCCAAGGCCCGTGGTGGGGTTGGCCAGGTCGTGACCGGCGACAAGCGCGTGCTTGTACCGTTCAATACCGTTCACCTGCCGCAAACCTTCCAGATCCTGGCCGACGAGATCCAGGGTATCCGTGCCGTCGGCAGCCGCACGGAGCTGCAGGGCGCTCAGGCCGTGGTCAACACGCGCATCGAGAAGGCCCGCCGCCAACTGGACCTGACCCACGAGTACCAGCGCATCGGCGCGGTCAAGGGACAAGTGGTCGATGCCGACGGCAAGACCGTGCTGGTGGACATCTATCGCTCCTTCGGCCTGCAGAAGCCCAAGCCCTTCTCCCTGGAACTGGGTAATGCCGACACTGACGTGAGTGCTCACCTCACTGAGGTGCTGGATATCCAGGAAGACGAACTCGGTGAGGTCCCCAGCACCGGCTCCCGCGCTCTCTGCGGGAAGCGGCTGTGGAACGACCTGATCTCTCACCCGCGCGTCCGCGAAACCTACCTGAATACCCTGCAGGCGGCCGAGCTGCGCGGGGATCGTCGCCAGTCCTTCGAGTTTGGTGGCATCACCTGGGAGCGCTACCGCGGCAAGCATGCCGGCAAGCCCTTCGTGGCGGATGACCGCGCCTACCTGGTACCGGAGGGTGTGCCGGAACTGTTCATCAGTGCCTTCGCGCCCGCCGACTATATGGAAGTGGTCAACACCGAGGGCCTGCCGTACTACGCCAAGCTGGAGCGCATGCCGTTCGACAAGGGCGTGGCCGGCGAGGCGCAGTCCAACCCGCTGCACCTCTGCACCCGCCCGCTGTCGGTGCGCGAGCTGACCATCTGA
- a CDS encoding head decoration protein gives MTIKTEGVHAGEFLLSEANGSRSRENIVICAGSGMLRAGTLLAMITAANALTPTAQPGNTGNGTVGSVTVTSEAITGTYVLEITEAAANGGTFEVTDPLGRLVGEGQVGQAFTGGGLTFTLADGSTDFAVGDGFSLAVLANLGEWTAYDDDGTDDGRRAATGILYAGVDATDVDVKAVAVVRDAEVIEALLTGLDTPGRADLKALGLILRT, from the coding sequence ATGACCATCAAGACCGAAGGCGTACATGCCGGCGAGTTCCTCCTCTCGGAGGCCAACGGCTCCCGCAGCCGCGAGAACATCGTGATCTGCGCCGGCTCCGGCATGCTCCGCGCCGGCACCCTGCTGGCGATGATCACCGCCGCCAATGCCCTGACTCCGACCGCGCAGCCCGGCAACACCGGCAATGGCACTGTCGGCTCCGTCACCGTGACCAGCGAGGCGATCACCGGCACCTACGTTCTGGAAATCACCGAGGCCGCTGCCAACGGCGGGACGTTCGAGGTGACCGATCCGCTGGGCCGGTTGGTGGGAGAGGGCCAGGTCGGTCAAGCCTTCACGGGTGGTGGGCTGACTTTCACCCTGGCCGATGGCTCCACCGACTTCGCAGTGGGTGATGGATTCAGCCTCGCAGTGCTGGCGAACCTGGGCGAATGGACCGCCTACGACGACGACGGCACCGATGACGGCCGCCGCGCGGCCACCGGCATCCTCTATGCCGGTGTCGACGCCACGGACGTCGACGTGAAAGCGGTGGCGGTCGTTCGTGATGCCGAGGTGATCGAAGCGCTGCTGACGGGGTTGGATACCCCCGGCCGAGCCGACCTCAAGGCCCTGGGCCTGATCCTCCGCACCTGA
- a CDS encoding head maturation protease, ClpP-related, translating into MMKHNLKLALALVLGSLGICTLAAPRILNKAAGLPELQAEHWYNIRAVGEGSAKVIEVFIYGEIGMWGVTSGDFIRDLKAQDDGVSQVLVRFDTIGGDLFDGIAMHNILRGLGERCTARIDGACFSAGSVAACGAHRVEMADNALFMIHNPWTWIAGDAGELRKMADMMDKAFEGIVASFQHRALSIDEAELKRLIEEETWMTATEAKAMGFVDEVLGEGQPMAANAALGKILNRYRNTPPEALKLLKAEADDDDPAPSDPPANDPPTEPDSAETAALAAQLAADCAAAGLSACVPALIKASGLKSAAEVKAQLDRAKAVRAVCLVAKLPDEAPGLIEAGLDADGARVKLFDKIASNSSALEIDNKQRLDDLPQNTVYQPPVPGDVYARRRTNASKGGKHA; encoded by the coding sequence ATGATGAAGCACAACCTGAAACTGGCCTTGGCGCTGGTACTCGGGAGCCTGGGCATCTGCACCCTGGCAGCTCCCCGGATCCTCAACAAGGCTGCGGGGCTGCCGGAGTTGCAAGCCGAACACTGGTACAACATCCGGGCCGTTGGCGAGGGCTCGGCCAAGGTCATCGAGGTCTTCATCTACGGCGAGATTGGCATGTGGGGGGTGACCTCCGGCGACTTCATCAGGGACCTCAAGGCTCAGGATGATGGTGTGTCGCAAGTGCTGGTCCGCTTCGACACCATCGGTGGCGATCTCTTCGACGGGATCGCCATGCACAACATCCTGCGGGGGCTGGGAGAGCGCTGCACCGCCCGAATCGACGGTGCGTGTTTCAGTGCCGGCAGCGTGGCCGCCTGTGGGGCGCACCGGGTGGAGATGGCGGACAACGCGCTGTTCATGATCCACAACCCGTGGACGTGGATCGCGGGGGATGCCGGTGAGCTGCGCAAGATGGCCGACATGATGGACAAGGCCTTCGAGGGCATCGTGGCCAGCTTCCAGCATCGCGCCCTGAGCATCGACGAGGCCGAGCTGAAGCGCCTGATCGAGGAAGAGACCTGGATGACGGCCACCGAGGCCAAGGCCATGGGCTTCGTCGATGAGGTCCTCGGGGAAGGTCAGCCGATGGCCGCCAATGCTGCCCTGGGCAAGATCCTCAACCGCTACCGCAACACCCCGCCGGAGGCCCTGAAACTGTTGAAGGCGGAGGCCGATGACGACGACCCGGCGCCGTCTGATCCACCCGCCAATGACCCGCCCACCGAACCGGACAGCGCCGAAACGGCTGCGTTGGCGGCCCAGCTCGCGGCCGATTGTGCCGCGGCCGGGCTGTCGGCCTGCGTGCCGGCGCTGATCAAGGCCAGCGGACTCAAGAGTGCTGCGGAAGTGAAAGCACAGCTGGATCGGGCCAAAGCCGTTCGCGCGGTGTGCCTGGTCGCCAAGTTGCCCGATGAGGCGCCGGGACTGATCGAAGCGGGCCTCGATGCCGACGGTGCCCGCGTCAAGCTCTTCGACAAGATCGCCAGCAACAGCAGCGCGCTGGAGATCGACAACAAGCAGCGGTTGGACGACCTGCCGCAGAACACCGTTTACCAACCCCCGGTGCCTGGTGATGTCTACGCCCGGCGCCGTACCAACGCCTCGAAAGGAGGAAAACACGCATGA
- a CDS encoding phage portal protein, producing the protein MARRIRHTSARIRASYEGAGQGRRSQAWDAPEAALNTVAIPALPTLRKRSRAAVRNDPYAFSAISRRVSSLIGAGITPRSRIADKALRERVNQLWEDWTDESDADDRTDFYGQQALIARMVEESGECFVRLRYRRPEDGLSVPLQLQVLAPEFVPLDRNFTTRRGNVVRAGIEFDQVGKRVAYWMYKSHPGDPRAAGANYNQLNRVPADQVLHIFEPLEGGQLRGIPRLAPVLLRLKALDNYDDAVLFRQEVSNLFAGFITKPRGDGPPQLDPITGQPVQKDADGVPMVGLEPGTMQELMDGEEVTFSDPPDAGNTYVDFMRQQLQAVAAGVDLPYELLTGDMGDISDRVLRVLLNEFRRRIEQLQFSVYVYQLCRPVRAAWLDAAWLSGALDLPDFTARRREYLRTRWVPQGWAYLHPVQDVQGKLLEIKGGLASRSEHVLRTGYDAQQIDEENAEDNARAKELGLEYTTDTQPAGEPTGDKEDTP; encoded by the coding sequence ATGGCGCGACGTATCCGTCACACCTCCGCACGCATCAGGGCGAGTTATGAAGGGGCCGGACAAGGGCGCCGCTCCCAAGCCTGGGATGCGCCCGAGGCGGCCCTGAACACTGTGGCGATTCCGGCCTTGCCGACCCTGCGCAAGCGCTCCAGGGCGGCCGTCCGCAACGACCCCTATGCCTTCAGTGCGATCTCGCGCCGGGTCAGCAGCCTGATAGGCGCCGGCATCACCCCGCGCTCGCGCATTGCCGACAAGGCGCTGCGCGAGCGGGTCAATCAACTCTGGGAGGACTGGACCGACGAGTCCGACGCCGACGACCGCACCGACTTCTACGGCCAGCAGGCCCTGATCGCGCGGATGGTCGAGGAGAGTGGCGAATGCTTCGTGCGGTTGCGCTACCGGCGCCCCGAGGATGGCCTTTCGGTGCCGCTGCAACTGCAGGTGTTGGCGCCGGAGTTCGTGCCGCTGGACCGCAACTTCACCACCCGACGCGGCAACGTCGTCCGCGCCGGCATCGAGTTCGACCAGGTAGGCAAGCGGGTGGCGTACTGGATGTACAAGTCCCACCCGGGTGACCCACGCGCGGCCGGTGCGAACTACAACCAGCTGAACCGCGTCCCGGCCGACCAGGTGCTGCACATCTTCGAGCCCCTGGAGGGTGGCCAGTTGCGGGGCATCCCCCGCCTGGCGCCCGTGCTGCTCCGGCTGAAGGCTCTGGACAACTACGACGATGCGGTGCTGTTCCGGCAGGAGGTGTCCAACCTCTTCGCCGGCTTCATCACCAAGCCCCGAGGCGATGGCCCGCCGCAGCTGGACCCCATCACCGGCCAGCCCGTGCAGAAGGATGCCGATGGCGTCCCGATGGTGGGGTTGGAGCCGGGGACGATGCAGGAGCTGATGGATGGGGAGGAGGTGACCTTCTCCGACCCGCCCGACGCCGGCAACACCTACGTCGACTTCATGCGTCAGCAACTGCAGGCCGTCGCGGCTGGGGTCGACCTGCCGTATGAGCTGCTGACCGGCGACATGGGGGACATCAGCGATCGGGTGCTCCGGGTCTTGTTGAACGAGTTCCGGCGGCGCATCGAGCAACTCCAGTTCTCCGTGTACGTGTACCAGCTGTGCCGCCCTGTTCGTGCCGCATGGCTCGATGCTGCCTGGCTGTCCGGTGCGCTGGACCTGCCGGACTTCACCGCGCGCCGCCGGGAGTACCTGCGCACCCGTTGGGTTCCGCAAGGCTGGGCCTACCTGCACCCCGTCCAGGACGTGCAGGGCAAGTTGCTGGAGATCAAGGGCGGCCTGGCCAGTCGGTCGGAGCACGTCCTGCGCACCGGCTACGACGCCCAGCAGATCGACGAGGAAAACGCCGAGGACAACGCCCGGGCCAAGGAGCTTGGCCTGGAGTACACCACCGACACCCAGCCGGCCGGTGAGCCGACGGGAGACAAAGAGGACACACCATGA
- a CDS encoding phage terminase large subunit family protein has translation MDHQYADGAAAYRAAYLRGLKPDPELWVDEWADEFQRIPRDTGAAEPGKYHTDRTPYAREPMRCLSPTHPAMRVVTMVASQLMKTQIGLNWIGGCIHMAPANILALLPTLGLAKRVSGRISKNIEAVPELKARVAKPRSRDARNTMDTKEFEGGTLYCTTAGAAANLAELSARYIYGDEVDRWEINLNDEGDPIELAEARGSTFGRRAKFYYSSSPTLKGVSKIADLFEQGDQRHYYVPCPHCGEMQVLEWENLKYTPDYSRVEYLCSNADCGCLIEEHHKADMLARGEWRAHAEGDGETVSFHLNALYSPLGWLSWTSLAKQYDKAKEKQDRGDLEPMQTFYNTRLARVWDSAQEMTKASELKQRAEDFPLGFAPRGVLLLTAAVDTQGDRLELLVLGWGEGLERWTVDHQVIVGDPSDARTWALLDEKLKRRYRHASGVELAILATAVDSGGHHTDEVYQFARLRRWRNVFAVKGHSKPGRPVIAQRPSKVDVTWQGKTEKGGVELWMVGTDTAKDWIYHRYPLTEGPGALHFSKDLPDDFYDQITAERRVTRYVKGHKRSEYVKAKSDRNEGLDLLVYNLTMAHYLGLHRYSVNDWERLKQAVSQSSLFAEPAEAADHSSESGPMAEAPAAVVAPPSAPTATTSRRFSRSGYLKRR, from the coding sequence ATGGATCACCAGTATGCCGACGGTGCCGCCGCGTACCGGGCGGCATACCTGCGGGGTCTGAAGCCAGACCCTGAACTGTGGGTGGACGAGTGGGCGGACGAGTTCCAGAGGATTCCGCGCGATACCGGCGCTGCGGAGCCCGGCAAGTACCACACCGACCGCACCCCTTATGCCCGTGAGCCCATGCGGTGCCTGTCGCCCACTCACCCGGCGATGCGCGTTGTCACCATGGTCGCCTCGCAGTTGATGAAGACCCAGATCGGCCTGAACTGGATCGGCGGGTGCATCCACATGGCGCCGGCCAACATCCTCGCGCTGTTGCCCACCCTGGGCCTGGCCAAGCGTGTCTCCGGCCGTATCAGCAAGAACATCGAAGCGGTGCCTGAGCTGAAGGCGCGGGTGGCCAAGCCGAGGTCGCGCGATGCCCGCAACACCATGGACACCAAGGAGTTCGAGGGAGGGACGCTCTATTGCACCACGGCGGGTGCTGCGGCCAACCTGGCCGAGCTGTCTGCCCGCTACATCTACGGCGATGAGGTGGACCGCTGGGAGATCAACCTCAACGACGAGGGCGACCCCATCGAGCTGGCTGAGGCGCGCGGATCGACCTTCGGCCGGCGGGCGAAGTTCTACTATTCCAGCTCGCCCACCCTGAAGGGGGTGTCGAAGATTGCCGACCTGTTCGAGCAGGGCGACCAGCGTCACTACTACGTGCCCTGTCCGCACTGCGGCGAGATGCAGGTGCTGGAGTGGGAGAACCTCAAGTACACCCCGGACTACAGCCGGGTGGAGTACCTCTGCAGCAATGCCGACTGCGGCTGCCTGATCGAGGAACACCACAAGGCCGACATGCTCGCCCGGGGCGAATGGCGTGCCCATGCCGAGGGCGATGGGGAGACGGTGAGCTTTCACCTGAACGCGCTCTATTCCCCCCTCGGCTGGCTGAGCTGGACCAGCCTGGCCAAGCAGTACGACAAGGCCAAGGAGAAGCAGGATCGCGGCGACCTGGAGCCGATGCAGACGTTCTACAACACGCGTCTGGCACGGGTCTGGGACAGTGCTCAGGAGATGACCAAGGCCTCCGAGTTGAAGCAGCGCGCGGAGGACTTCCCGCTGGGCTTCGCGCCGCGCGGCGTGCTGCTGCTGACGGCTGCGGTGGACACCCAGGGGGACCGCCTCGAACTGCTGGTTCTCGGTTGGGGGGAAGGGCTGGAGCGCTGGACGGTCGATCACCAAGTGATCGTCGGCGACCCTTCCGATGCCCGTACCTGGGCCCTGCTGGACGAGAAGCTGAAACGCCGTTACCGGCACGCCTCGGGCGTTGAGCTGGCGATCCTCGCCACCGCCGTCGACTCGGGTGGTCACCACACCGACGAGGTGTACCAGTTCGCCCGGCTGCGCCGTTGGCGCAACGTCTTCGCCGTGAAGGGGCACAGCAAGCCGGGTCGTCCGGTGATCGCTCAGCGGCCGTCGAAGGTCGACGTGACCTGGCAGGGCAAGACCGAGAAGGGCGGCGTTGAGCTGTGGATGGTGGGCACCGACACGGCCAAGGACTGGATCTATCACCGCTACCCGCTGACGGAAGGGCCCGGGGCGCTCCACTTCTCCAAGGACCTGCCGGACGACTTCTACGACCAGATCACGGCCGAGCGGCGGGTTACCCGCTACGTGAAGGGGCACAAGCGTTCCGAGTACGTAAAGGCCAAGTCCGACCGAAACGAGGGCCTCGACCTGCTGGTTTACAACCTGACCATGGCCCACTACCTGGGCCTGCACCGCTACAGCGTGAACGACTGGGAGCGGCTTAAACAGGCGGTTTCGCAGTCCAGTCTGTTCGCCGAACCGGCGGAGGCCGCTGATCACTCGAGCGAGTCCGGCCCGATGGCCGAAGCACCCGCGGCGGTGGTCGCACCACCATCTGCACCGACCGCCACCACCAGCCGCCGCTTCTCCCGAAGCGGCTACCTGAAACGCCGATAA
- a CDS encoding phage holin family protein: MSDQSQVAADMPLWSVMLALVLAGLSGEMWRADKAGLTGWDLLKRIVLRAGASASFGLGTFGLVLIGFEAHIVAAVAIGCIVATMGADVASALYERWLARKAGLSDAARPDPEGGA, encoded by the coding sequence ATGAGCGATCAGAGCCAGGTGGCGGCAGACATGCCGCTGTGGTCGGTGATGCTGGCCCTGGTGCTGGCGGGCCTGAGCGGTGAGATGTGGCGCGCGGACAAGGCGGGGCTCACCGGTTGGGATTTGCTGAAGCGCATCGTTCTGCGCGCCGGGGCGTCGGCCTCCTTCGGCCTGGGCACCTTCGGCCTGGTGCTGATCGGCTTCGAGGCCCACATCGTCGCGGCGGTGGCCATCGGCTGCATCGTCGCGACCATGGGCGCCGATGTGGCGTCGGCGCTTTATGAGCGCTGGCTTGCGCGGAAGGCGGGTCTCTCTGATGCTGCTCGGCCTGATCCGGAAGGCGGGGCCTGA
- a CDS encoding bifunctional DNA primase/polymerase — protein sequence MTQAGNAAPIAAWARRYIETFNLALVPIDPGEKAPKGNGWNQPGGYFVDADQAEAFWQKHPRHNMGVVHGPSRLCSLDVDHVEYSRLVLRDLLDLDVDALAVDYPTVVGNPARFRVMFRLPEGADFGRHALSWPNPDDPDGSKFKLATAAAKRAKDTGDSALEAEMRAKAKTLAPVTVFELRAGLVQDVLPPSIHPDTGQPYHWRTAPSADGLPELPRDLVNIWRNWEVFKRMALEACPWAPKAKPPVKAKPKRPLAPAGDKPSVIDAYNQAYDAESLLKAHGYVRRGRKWLCPQSTTGLPGVTVSEEGKVYSHHGSDPLANGHMNDPFDVFCILEHNGDQGAAVKAAAKQLGLEVKRSPRAPSPPPEGEARPPVPPAADHSLEDAAEQEDLPPAPSADDSGAEPGRSDNGGAGEGLTLARLLRRYALVEGTTHVWDLDTAKKMKKSAFVAHVGKELFKEWDSVTDTKRKKRVSEEWVREIEQARTMAGKAVGDITMPPLVRYVYIDGTKDVWDYAKKRRVAEGAVKMALGDAYSLWLNSPDRRVVDMDHIVFDPTLSHDPAVYINTFEGLPLTPKRDDAACENLRWLIHFLCNHTEDVAQWLTRWLAFPLQHTGAKMDTAVLMHSTMEGSGKSLLFSVVMGILYGRYAATVGQTQLEGNFNAWQSGKLWAVFEEVVSRDQRYNQVGKIKQLITGQTVRIESKFVNGWEEASHMNAVFLSNEIMPWPIGQDDRRFLVMWPEEKLPEDRQKAIKHELANGGVEALYAWLLEQDLGDFDERTKPPSTPARERLVALSRATWQTFIHLWRTGELGAGIWGACLTTDLYALFLEWCHRNKEHAMSQTKFSLFISSAGIDKTRAIPWTDRNTRRFAAFFFPKDDQSFLPPSPSSAELGKHVAEWRERAKLAGWSVDAWDHVKAVAA from the coding sequence ATGACACAGGCAGGGAACGCCGCTCCAATTGCCGCCTGGGCGCGGCGCTACATCGAAACCTTCAACCTCGCCCTGGTCCCCATCGATCCGGGCGAGAAAGCCCCCAAGGGCAACGGCTGGAACCAGCCCGGCGGCTACTTCGTCGACGCTGACCAGGCCGAAGCGTTCTGGCAGAAGCACCCCCGGCACAACATGGGCGTGGTCCACGGGCCCAGCCGGCTGTGTTCGCTGGACGTGGACCATGTGGAGTATTCGCGGCTGGTGCTGCGGGACCTGCTGGATCTGGACGTGGATGCCCTGGCGGTGGATTACCCCACGGTGGTGGGCAACCCGGCGCGGTTCCGGGTGATGTTCCGCCTGCCCGAGGGTGCCGACTTCGGCCGGCATGCGTTGAGCTGGCCGAATCCGGACGACCCGGATGGCAGCAAGTTCAAGCTGGCCACGGCTGCCGCCAAGCGGGCAAAGGATACGGGCGACTCGGCGCTGGAGGCTGAGATGCGGGCCAAGGCCAAGACCCTGGCGCCCGTGACCGTGTTCGAGCTGCGCGCCGGCCTGGTGCAGGACGTGCTGCCGCCTTCTATTCACCCGGACACGGGCCAGCCCTATCACTGGCGCACGGCGCCCTCGGCCGATGGCCTGCCAGAGCTGCCGCGCGACCTGGTGAACATCTGGCGCAACTGGGAGGTGTTCAAGCGCATGGCGCTGGAGGCCTGCCCCTGGGCGCCGAAGGCGAAGCCTCCGGTGAAGGCCAAGCCGAAGCGCCCGTTGGCGCCGGCCGGTGACAAGCCGTCGGTGATCGATGCCTACAACCAGGCGTATGACGCCGAGTCCCTGCTGAAGGCCCACGGCTACGTGCGGCGCGGCAGGAAGTGGCTCTGCCCGCAAAGCACCACGGGCTTGCCCGGCGTGACGGTGAGCGAAGAGGGCAAGGTGTACTCGCACCACGGTTCCGACCCGCTGGCCAACGGGCATATGAACGACCCGTTCGATGTGTTCTGCATCCTCGAGCACAACGGCGACCAGGGCGCGGCGGTGAAGGCGGCGGCGAAGCAGCTTGGCCTGGAGGTGAAGCGTTCGCCCCGGGCGCCGAGTCCGCCGCCGGAGGGCGAGGCACGCCCACCCGTTCCGCCGGCTGCCGACCATTCGCTGGAGGATGCCGCTGAACAGGAGGACCTTCCCCCGGCCCCATCCGCCGATGACTCCGGCGCAGAGCCCGGCCGCTCCGACAACGGGGGGGCGGGGGAGGGCCTGACTCTGGCGCGCTTGCTGCGCCGCTACGCGCTGGTGGAGGGCACCACCCATGTGTGGGACCTGGACACTGCGAAGAAGATGAAGAAGTCGGCCTTCGTCGCTCACGTCGGCAAGGAGTTGTTCAAGGAGTGGGACTCGGTCACCGACACCAAGCGCAAGAAGCGCGTCAGTGAAGAGTGGGTGCGTGAGATCGAGCAGGCCCGGACGATGGCCGGCAAGGCGGTGGGGGATATCACCATGCCGCCGCTGGTGCGCTACGTGTATATCGACGGCACGAAGGACGTGTGGGACTACGCGAAGAAGCGCCGGGTTGCCGAGGGCGCTGTGAAGATGGCCCTGGGCGATGCCTACAGCCTCTGGTTGAACAGCCCGGATCGACGCGTGGTGGACATGGATCACATCGTGTTCGACCCGACCCTGAGCCATGACCCGGCGGTGTACATCAACACCTTCGAGGGGCTGCCGCTGACGCCGAAGCGCGACGACGCGGCCTGCGAGAACCTGCGCTGGCTGATCCACTTCCTGTGCAACCACACCGAGGACGTGGCGCAGTGGCTGACCCGCTGGCTGGCGTTCCCACTGCAGCACACGGGCGCGAAGATGGACACGGCGGTGCTGATGCACTCGACCATGGAGGGCTCGGGCAAGAGCCTGCTGTTCTCGGTGGTGATGGGGATCCTCTATGGCCGGTACGCGGCCACGGTGGGGCAGACCCAGTTGGAAGGGAACTTCAACGCCTGGCAGAGCGGCAAGCTGTGGGCGGTGTTCGAGGAAGTGGTGTCGCGGGACCAGCGCTACAACCAGGTGGGCAAGATCAAACAGTTGATCACCGGCCAGACCGTGCGCATCGAATCGAAGTTCGTGAACGGTTGGGAAGAGGCCTCGCACATGAATGCGGTGTTCCTCTCCAACGAGATCATGCCGTGGCCCATCGGCCAGGATGACCGGCGCTTCCTGGTGATGTGGCCGGAAGAGAAGCTGCCCGAGGATCGGCAGAAGGCGATCAAGCATGAGCTGGCCAACGGCGGGGTGGAGGCGCTCTATGCCTGGTTGCTGGAACAGGACCTGGGCGACTTCGACGAGCGCACCAAGCCGCCGTCGACGCCGGCTCGCGAGCGGCTGGTGGCCCTGAGTCGGGCGACCTGGCAGACCTTCATCCACCTGTGGCGCACGGGCGAGCTGGGCGCCGGGATCTGGGGGGCGTGCCTGACCACGGACCTCTATGCGCTGTTCCTCGAGTGGTGCCACCGGAACAAGGAACACGCGATGAGCCAGACGAAGTTCAGTCTGTTCATCAGCTCGGCCGGTATCGACAAGACCCGGGCGATCCCCTGGACGGACCGCAACACGCGCCGGTTTGCGGCGTTCTTCTTCCCCAAGGACGACCAGTCCTTCCTGCCACCTTCCCCGTCATCGGCCGAGCTGGGCAAGCACGTCGCCGAATGGCGGGAGCGCGCCAAGCTGGCGGGCTGGAGCGTGGACGCCTGGGACCACGTGAAGGCGGTGGCGGCATGA
- a CDS encoding TraR/DksA C4-type zinc finger protein codes for MDERFIELAEAAQAEALQRSIDNRVRYQGESARECDECGDEIPQARRLAVPGCRFCVDCQGLLEVRRA; via the coding sequence ATGGATGAGCGTTTCATCGAGCTGGCGGAGGCCGCTCAAGCCGAGGCCCTGCAACGGTCCATCGACAATCGGGTGCGGTACCAGGGCGAGAGCGCCAGGGAATGCGATGAATGCGGGGACGAGATTCCCCAGGCCCGGCGCCTTGCGGTGCCGGGTTGTCGTTTCTGCGTGGATTGCCAGGGATTGCTGGAGGTGCGCCGTGCGTGA
- a CDS encoding phage regulatory CII family protein, giving the protein MSRVDLLPDAGPVLSIRQALYRAGRDYHGGITALAHDLVMDLDTLQKKLKLDEERRWPTPDELEEIIAATRNPRLLDALTRPAGAVWYRPEPVNATPAALKAVGDLLVKEGQFVGSLHSGAADNLWQAHEVAQLEYHGHQVIRAVLGIMAGARAAMEGTQHG; this is encoded by the coding sequence ATGAGCCGCGTTGACCTTTTGCCGGACGCCGGTCCGGTCCTTTCCATCCGCCAGGCGCTGTACCGTGCCGGGCGCGACTATCACGGCGGGATCACCGCCCTGGCCCATGACCTGGTCATGGATCTCGACACCCTGCAGAAGAAGCTCAAGCTCGATGAAGAGCGCCGCTGGCCGACGCCCGACGAGCTGGAAGAGATCATTGCCGCCACCCGTAACCCGCGCCTGCTGGACGCCCTGACGCGGCCCGCCGGGGCGGTGTGGTACCGCCCGGAACCGGTGAATGCCACGCCGGCCGCGCTGAAGGCGGTGGGCGATCTGCTGGTGAAGGAAGGCCAGTTCGTCGGCAGCCTGCACTCGGGCGCTGCGGACAATCTGTGGCAAGCCCATGAGGTGGCCCAGCTGGAGTACCACGGCCACCAGGTGATCCGCGCCGTGCTCGGCATCATGGCCGGCGCCCGCGCCGCGATGGAGGGTACCCAGCATGGATGA
- a CDS encoding Cro/CI family transcriptional regulator gives MDEEIGMPLKEFAQGRKQPEIAALLGVTQGAVSQMLKSERDIRVRKRQDGSFQAVEIRPVGSRRKPAAA, from the coding sequence ATGGACGAAGAAATTGGTATGCCCCTGAAGGAATTCGCTCAGGGGCGCAAGCAGCCCGAGATCGCGGCGCTGCTCGGTGTGACGCAGGGCGCTGTATCACAAATGCTCAAATCTGAACGTGATATTCGGGTTCGGAAGCGCCAGGACGGTTCTTTTCAGGCCGTAGAGATTCGGCCTGTTGGCAGCCGCCGGAAGCCGGCGGCTGCGTAA